One window from the genome of Macrobrachium rosenbergii isolate ZJJX-2024 chromosome 2, ASM4041242v1, whole genome shotgun sequence encodes:
- the LOC136842485 gene encoding uncharacterized protein, translating to MLWDTFLQRFNNTSKALQCATLDVNNAVSLLNSLQDFVSSLHSKFDDFEEQGKELSETNTYEEDTRRKRKWKKQFDESSSEETEISGKEKFRVEVFLRIIDQLNTALVCRASAYEDVSSKFGSLYKVMTMDRNSLKHHCDLLVNHYPSDIETSFSDEMIHFASYAAANINDSRSRKENQECSTELIIYRMLLQHELKEVFPNVEIAYRLYLCLMVSNCSRERRFSKLRLIKNETR from the coding sequence ATGCTGTGGGACACGTTTCTGCAAAGATTTAACAACACAAGCAAAGCACTTCAGTGTGCCACGCTTGACGTGAATAATGCAGTTAGTCTCCTGAATTCTCTACaggattttgtttcttcattacaCTCAAAATTTGATGATTTTGAAGAACAGGGAAAAGAGCTTAGTGAAACTAACACTTATGAGGAGGACACCCGCAGGAAACGGAAGTGGAAGAAACAGTTTGATGAGAGCTCAAGTGAAGAAACAGAAATATCCGGAAAGGAGAAATTTCGAGTAGAGGTCTTTCTAAGAATTATTGATCAGTTGAATACTGCACTTGTATGTCGTGCTTCAGCTTATGAGGATGTCAGCTCAAAATTTGGTTCCTTGTATAAAGTGATGACAATGGACAGGAATTCACTTAAACATCACTGTGATTTGTTAGTTAATCATTATCCTTCTGACATTGAGACCAGCTTCAGTGATGAAATGATTCACTTTGCATCCTATGCTGCAGCAAATATCAATGATTCCCGTAGcagaaaagaaaaccaagagTGTAGCACTGAACTGATTATATATCGAATGCTCTTGCAACACGAGTTGAAAGAAGTCTTTCCGAATGTTGAAATAGCATACCGCTTGTATCTGTGTCTCATGGTGTCAAACTGTAGTCGAGAGCGTAGATTTTCGAAGCTTAGACTGATAAAGAATGAAAcacgataa